Proteins encoded in a region of the Bradyrhizobium sp. CB3481 genome:
- the istB gene encoding IS21-like element ISBj11 family helper ATPase IstB, with the protein MNTANTVDTARLNLLLNELRLPAIKVLWPQFAEQSDKEGWPAARFLAAIAEHEIAERGRRRVERHLVEARLPAGKTFDNFDFEAVPMISKAQVSALAAGDGWLGKGANLLLFGPPGGGKSHLAAAIGLALIENGWRVLFTRTTDLVQKLQVARRELNLEAAINRLDRFDLLILDDLAYVTKDQAETSVLFELISARYERRSMLITANQPFGEWNRVFPDPAMTLAAIDRLVHHATIVEMNVESYRRRTALERKRGPGRPPSHATPKTLAD; encoded by the coding sequence ATGAACACGGCCAACACCGTCGACACCGCCCGCCTCAATCTGTTGCTCAACGAGCTGCGGCTACCCGCCATCAAGGTGCTATGGCCACAGTTCGCCGAACAGTCCGACAAGGAGGGTTGGCCGGCGGCCCGCTTCCTCGCCGCCATCGCCGAGCACGAGATCGCCGAACGCGGCCGCCGTCGCGTCGAGCGCCATCTCGTCGAGGCGCGGCTGCCCGCCGGAAAGACCTTCGACAACTTCGACTTCGAGGCTGTGCCGATGATCTCCAAGGCGCAGGTGAGCGCGCTCGCCGCTGGCGATGGTTGGCTCGGCAAGGGCGCCAATCTGCTGCTGTTCGGTCCGCCCGGCGGCGGCAAGAGTCACTTGGCAGCAGCCATCGGCTTGGCCCTCATAGAGAACGGATGGCGCGTCCTCTTCACCCGCACCACCGATCTCGTCCAGAAGCTCCAGGTGGCGCGGCGCGAGCTCAACCTCGAGGCCGCCATCAACCGCCTCGATCGCTTCGATCTCTTGATCCTCGATGACCTTGCCTACGTCACCAAGGACCAGGCCGAGACCAGCGTGCTGTTCGAACTCATCAGCGCGCGCTACGAGCGGCGCTCGATGCTGATCACCGCCAATCAGCCCTTCGGCGAATGGAATAGGGTCTTCCCGGATCCCGCCATGACGCTCGCCGCCATCGATCGTCTCGTTCACCACGCCACCATCGTCGAGATGAACGTCGAGAGCTATCGCAGGCGCACCGCGCTCGAACGAAAACGCGGTCCAGGACGACCGCCCTCGCACGCGACACCAAAAACACTCGCTGATTGA
- a CDS encoding TauD/TfdA family dioxygenase, giving the protein MSKTALIDSVVPCADIVECAARIGAQIKNIKLSGDLPGQTIAEINRLLLKHKVIFFRDQGHLDDAERERFALHFGKLVPHPTLGAMKGTASVIELDSARAASRADLWHSDGTFVDAYPKLAVLRGVVMPLSGGDTVWANTAAAYLDLPGPLQRLADELWAVHSNAFDYAVMARASEADKKHFEEVFTRTIYETEHPVVRVHPETGERTLVLGDVVQRFVGISKYDGQRLFDLFQSHITAPENTVRWSWKEGDVAIWDNRATQHYAVNDYGDQHRVVRRATVDGEVPVSIDGRCSVMRIKATKQPPAKAA; this is encoded by the coding sequence ATGAGCAAAACGGCCTTGATCGATAGTGTCGTTCCGTGTGCCGACATCGTCGAATGCGCAGCGCGCATCGGCGCTCAAATAAAGAATATCAAGCTATCGGGGGATTTGCCGGGTCAGACCATTGCCGAGATCAACCGACTGCTGCTCAAGCACAAGGTCATCTTCTTTCGGGACCAGGGCCATCTCGACGACGCCGAGCGGGAGCGCTTTGCTCTTCATTTCGGAAAGCTTGTGCCGCATCCGACGCTCGGTGCCATGAAGGGAACGGCGTCGGTCATCGAGCTTGATTCCGCCCGCGCCGCTAGCCGGGCCGACCTGTGGCACAGCGATGGAACCTTTGTCGATGCCTATCCCAAGCTCGCAGTGCTGCGAGGCGTTGTGATGCCATTATCTGGTGGCGACACGGTTTGGGCAAACACGGCGGCCGCTTATCTCGACCTGCCGGGGCCGCTGCAACGGCTTGCCGACGAGCTCTGGGCCGTTCACAGCAATGCCTTCGACTATGCCGTAATGGCCCGCGCCAGCGAGGCCGACAAGAAGCATTTTGAAGAGGTCTTCACCAGAACGATCTATGAGACCGAGCATCCCGTCGTGCGTGTTCACCCGGAAACTGGAGAACGCACGCTGGTGCTCGGCGATGTGGTGCAGCGCTTTGTTGGTATCTCAAAATATGACGGCCAGAGGTTGTTCGATCTGTTCCAGTCTCATATCACAGCGCCCGAAAACACGGTGCGCTGGAGTTGGAAGGAGGGCGATGTCGCAATCTGGGACAACCGCGCCACGCAGCATTATGCGGTCAATGATTACGGCGACCAGCATCGCGTCGTTCGTCGAGCCACCGTCGATGGCGAGGTGCCCGTCAGCATCGACGGTCGATGCAGCGTAATGCGCATAAAGGCTACGAAGCAGCCGCCCGCGAAAGCCGCCTAG
- a CDS encoding transposase: protein MQSRRPYTLCSPSEVTGGPPGGKLLSRVAPDGPAPSLRAWGAGLMNDSIFVGLDVHKATISVAVAEGMRGGEVRNLGIIHNRADQIAKLAKKLGKNDRQVSFLLRSRTLRIWPASTTDGPGAQLHRGGPLADPDERWVKTDQRDAAMLAKLHRSGELTAVWVPDAAHEAMRDLVRARATAMRVLGKARRHLQGFLLRHGRIYAGKKGWTLAYRRWLTTVRFDHPASHIVLQDYIHAVTDAEAGVDCLTKRMEELAPQWSMTPFVEGSRPRAVGALEWRHHPTRRYHQGSLSRKS, encoded by the coding sequence ATGCAGAGTCGTCGGCCCTACACCCTATGTTCGCCCTCTGAGGTGACGGGCGGCCCGCCCGGCGGCAAGCTCCTATCGAGGGTTGCGCCGGATGGTCCGGCGCCGAGCCTCAGAGCATGGGGAGCGGGCCTGATGAACGATAGCATTTTCGTGGGGCTGGATGTGCACAAGGCGACGATTTCGGTTGCGGTGGCCGAAGGGATGCGCGGCGGGGAAGTTCGTAACTTGGGGATCATCCATAATCGCGCTGACCAAATCGCCAAGCTGGCGAAGAAGCTTGGCAAGAATGACCGGCAGGTAAGTTTTTTGTTACGAAGCCGGACCCTGCGGATATGGCCTGCATCGACAACTGACGGGCCTGGGGCACAATTGCATCGTGGTGGCCCCCTCGCTGATCCCGATGAACGCTGGGTAAAAACCGACCAGCGCGATGCGGCAATGCTGGCCAAGCTGCACCGGAGCGGCGAGCTGACAGCAGTGTGGGTTCCGGATGCGGCGCATGAGGCCATGCGCGACTTGGTGAGAGCCCGCGCCACCGCGATGCGTGTGCTCGGCAAGGCGCGGCGACATCTCCAAGGCTTCCTGCTGCGGCATGGGCGCATCTATGCCGGGAAGAAGGGGTGGACTCTGGCTTATCGTCGCTGGCTCACCACGGTGCGCTTCGATCACCCGGCGAGCCACATCGTTCTGCAGGACTACATTCATGCCGTGACCGACGCGGAGGCCGGTGTGGACTGCTTGACCAAGCGGATGGAAGAGCTGGCGCCACAATGGTCGATGACGCCATTCGTTGAGGGTTCTCGGCCTCGTGCCGTCGGAGCACTCGAGTGGCGCCACCATCCGACGCGGCGGTATCACCAAGGCTCATTGAGCCGGAAGAGCTGA
- a CDS encoding Flp family type IVb pilin, giving the protein MKSFPFLRFRLDKSGATSIEYGLIAVVISLPLVVALTGLRTNHNLDCSSSPSPNLSTGQLDKLDFVREPSNRSSTKLPQVPQIDEVKGIDKNAGVHGPE; this is encoded by the coding sequence ATGAAATCATTTCCTTTTCTGCGTTTTCGGCTGGACAAGAGTGGTGCGACCTCCATCGAGTACGGCCTGATTGCGGTGGTGATCTCCCTTCCTCTTGTCGTTGCGCTGACTGGTCTTCGCACAAACCACAACCTTGATTGCAGTTCATCGCCTTCACCTAACTTGTCGACCGGCCAGCTTGACAAGTTGGATTTCGTACGTGAGCCCAGCAACAGATCTTCGACAAAACTACCGCAGGTTCCTCAGATCGATGAGGTGAAGGGGATAGATAAGAATGCTGGGGTGCATGGGCCGGAGTAA
- a CDS encoding Crp/Fnr family transcriptional regulator, whose product MADHLPAVLEAFDCSTDAALKRVSGTHPVLHRPFAGRPKEGSFVKNAILASLSLQDVAAIGECLEPIVLKGRMVLQEPKRHVEHVYFIESGLVSLRVVAAGSMLEMAVIGYRGVVGASFLWGGHLSTHESVVIFPGSAHRIRVEDLRRVIKERPKIREHLFEYVQALTFQCVQTGLCGVRHDLEQRLASWLCLASDAVEARVLPVTHDYLSSVLGLRRAGVTETLIRFEEQGLIRKMRGVLQIDERKSLEQKACCCYKLVSGAYASSRSVKSQ is encoded by the coding sequence ATGGCTGACCACCTGCCCGCAGTCCTAGAAGCGTTTGATTGCTCCACCGATGCAGCTCTCAAGCGAGTGTCCGGCACACATCCGGTGCTTCACCGGCCTTTTGCGGGGCGTCCTAAGGAAGGATCCTTTGTCAAAAATGCTATTCTGGCGAGTCTTTCTCTGCAAGACGTCGCGGCAATAGGGGAGTGCCTTGAGCCGATCGTCCTGAAGGGACGTATGGTTCTGCAAGAGCCGAAAAGGCATGTCGAGCACGTCTATTTCATAGAGTCGGGCCTCGTCTCGCTCAGGGTCGTCGCGGCGGGAAGCATGCTTGAAATGGCAGTCATAGGATATCGAGGTGTGGTCGGCGCTTCGTTTTTGTGGGGAGGACACCTTTCGACGCATGAATCTGTGGTGATCTTTCCCGGAAGCGCGCACAGGATCCGCGTCGAGGATTTGCGTCGGGTGATAAAGGAGCGTCCCAAGATCCGAGAGCATCTCTTCGAGTACGTTCAAGCGCTGACATTTCAGTGCGTTCAGACAGGATTGTGCGGGGTTCGGCACGATCTCGAGCAGAGGCTCGCGAGCTGGCTTTGTTTGGCGAGTGATGCTGTTGAAGCTCGTGTGCTGCCAGTTACTCATGACTACCTTTCGTCCGTCTTAGGACTGCGCCGCGCCGGCGTAACGGAGACGCTAATCCGATTCGAAGAACAGGGGCTGATCCGCAAGATGCGCGGCGTTTTGCAGATCGATGAACGCAAGTCCCTCGAGCAAAAGGCATGCTGTTGTTACAAGCTTGTCTCAGGTGCTTACGCCTCGTCTCGGTCCGTAAAGAGCCAATGA